The proteins below come from a single Felis catus isolate Fca126 chromosome A1, F.catus_Fca126_mat1.0, whole genome shotgun sequence genomic window:
- the PURA gene encoding transcriptional activator protein Pur-alpha: protein MADRDSGSEQGGAALGSGGSLGHPGSGSGSGGGGGGGGGGGGSGGGGGGAPGGLQHETQELASKRVDIQNKRFYLDVKQNAKGRFLKIAEVGAGGNKSRLTLSMSVAVEFRDYLGDFIEHYAQLGPSQPPDLAQAQDEPRRALKSEFLVRENRKYYMDLKENQRGRFLRIRQTVNRGPGLGSTQGQTIALPAQGLIEFRDALAKLIDDYGVEEEPAELPEGTSLTVDNKRFFFDVGSNKYGVFMRVSEVKPTYRNSITVPYKVWAKFGHTFCKYSEEMKKIQEKQREKRAACEQLHQQQQQQQEETAAATLLLQGEEEGEED from the coding sequence ATGGCGGACCGAGACAGCGGCAGCGAGCAGGGTGGTGCGGCGCTGGGCTCGGGCGGCTCCCTGGGGCACCCaggctcgggctcgggctccggCGGGGGCGGTggtggcggcgggggcggcggcggcagtggcggcggcggcggaggggcCCCGGGGGGGCTGCAGCACGAGACGCAGGAGCTGGCCTCCAAGCGGGTGGACATCCAGAACAAGCGCTTCTACCTGGACGTGAAGCAGAACGCCAAGGGCCGCTTCCTGAAGATCGCTGAGGTGGGCGCGGGCGGCAACAAGAGCCGCCTCACTCTCTCCATGTCAGTGGCCGTGGAGTTCCGCGACTACCTGGGCGACTTCATCGAGCACTACGCGCAGCTGGGCCCCAGCCAGCCGCCGGACCTGGCCCAGGCGCAGGACGAGCCGCGCCGGGCGCTCAAGAGCGAGTTCCTGGTGCGCGAGAACCGCAAGTACTACATGGATCTCAAGGAGAACCAGCGCGGCCGCTTCCTGCGCATCCGCCAGACGGTCAACCGGGGGCCCGGCCTGGGCTCCACGCAGGGCCAGACCATTGCGCTGCCCGCACAGGGGCTCATCGAGTTCCGCGACGCTCTGGCCAAGCTCATCGATGACTACGGAGTGGAGGAGGAGCCGGCCGAGCTGCCCGAGGGCACCTCCTTGACTGTGGACAACAAGCGCTTCTTCTTCGATGTGGGCTCCAACAAGTACGGCGTGTTTATGCGAGTGAGCGAGGTGAAGCCCACTTACCGCAACTCCATCACCGTGCCCTACAAGGTGTGGGCCAAGTTCGGACACACCTTCTGCAAGTACTCGGAGGAGATGAAGAAGATtcaagagaaacagagggagaagcGAGCTGCCTGTGAGCAGctccaccagcagcagcagcaacagcaggagGAGACCGCCGCTGCCACCCTGTTGCTGCAGGgtgaagaagaaggggaagaagattGA
- the IGIP gene encoding IgA-inducing protein homolog, with the protein MCSYYHMKKRSVSGCNITILAVMFSHLSAGNSPCGNQANVLCISRLEFVQYQS; encoded by the coding sequence atgtgcagttatTATCACATGAAGAAGCGCAGTGTGTCGGGCTGTAATATAACCATACTTGCTGTCATGTTCTCCCATCTCAGTGCTGGGAACTCACCATGTGGAAACCAAGCAAATGTGTTGTGCATCAGCCGGCTTGAGTTTGTTCAATATCAAAGCTGA